From the Bacteroidia bacterium genome, one window contains:
- a CDS encoding TonB-dependent receptor: protein MAFSEMNSVFNNMINRSTLVLMLFCLASPLVGQNKGEISGKIKDSRTGETLIGVNVLVSGTYYGAATDVNGRYSIREINPGEYTLAVSLIGYKKIQKTGVKVQAGQRVVIDLEMEEAILALGEEVVIIGQKPLLDIEQTSSSRTVTADDIEVAVIENVRDVVSQQTGVVKSDEGIHIRGGRTHENAFLLDGVSVQDPLAGTGFGLQLSASSIQELEVITGGFNAEYGQATSGIVNVTTRDAEDQYSFYLGYKRDNLGFNSDTRSNWNSDITEVSLGGPEPISSFLLPAIGLSLPGKISVFGNAYAGFSDAFTRLAPVVRGGQLTGEFREATAKQLYSSTFGGTRYAPRQDNNWFWLGKVTWAFTPTMKLRYSYNQSVSINQNSQSLQTNLEYVEPSPGYQFEFQNILDNANTYTHNTIFHTLSWTHTVSNRSFYEIRLSRFYTNLRADANGKNWTEYEEPKDLITFPVDYYNLDRDSVGVVPGDGFWDTGNGYTWHDHHAINTTVKLDYTSNLSERSKFKSGIEGTFGEMQVVDIYKPWLGELGLNNDIYTVHPAYGAMYAQNNVNFSGMVLNFGLRLDWWMPGKYVDDAVNNPEVVTIPESIRESYMDNTFGLFGQRFKARISPRLGISHPISDNQTLFFSYGHFSKRPRPQFVYAKLNPASAKSTFQKFGNPDLDPETTVAYELGLRNQFTENDVLTVTAYYKDIFDYVSTRSAKISSSRFSGGSFITYVNQDYARTRGVELEYKKRIGQAFRGTASFVYTIATGKSSSADEGALVQRGDLEESIRENYLIWDRPIQASVSGSYYIAPGDDPLGIGLFEDMSVYLRLFYQSGKRYTPQLLVGYDPVSGRAVYTTDRNNIYAETGEYWFSSDLSIDRRVRLAGMEFSITVEVSNLFNNQNATIINPVTGRAYEYGDATPTGWNDPLYPDLQAPLNPYPYNPARYLAPRNIRAGFSIKL, encoded by the coding sequence ATGGCATTTTCCGAAATGAATTCGGTGTTCAATAACATGATCAACCGCAGCACTCTGGTCTTGATGCTGTTCTGTCTCGCCTCCCCGTTGGTGGGACAGAACAAAGGCGAGATTTCCGGAAAAATCAAGGATTCCCGTACGGGCGAGACTCTGATCGGGGTAAACGTCCTCGTGTCAGGAACGTACTACGGTGCCGCCACGGATGTGAACGGACGATACTCCATCCGGGAAATCAATCCCGGAGAATACACGCTCGCCGTGTCCCTGATCGGATATAAAAAAATCCAGAAAACCGGCGTCAAGGTACAGGCCGGACAGCGGGTCGTCATAGATCTCGAGATGGAGGAAGCAATTCTCGCCCTCGGTGAGGAAGTTGTCATCATCGGACAAAAACCTCTTCTCGACATCGAACAGACATCGAGTTCGCGCACGGTCACAGCAGACGACATCGAAGTCGCCGTGATTGAGAACGTGCGCGACGTGGTGTCGCAGCAGACGGGCGTAGTGAAATCCGATGAGGGTATTCATATCCGCGGCGGACGGACGCATGAAAACGCGTTCCTGCTCGATGGTGTGTCCGTGCAGGATCCGCTCGCCGGTACCGGCTTCGGTCTGCAATTGAGCGCATCCTCGATCCAGGAACTCGAAGTGATCACGGGTGGCTTCAACGCCGAATACGGGCAGGCCACGTCGGGTATCGTGAACGTCACCACGCGCGACGCAGAGGATCAGTATTCCTTCTATCTCGGCTACAAACGGGACAACCTGGGTTTCAACAGTGATACACGCTCCAACTGGAACTCGGATATCACGGAGGTATCTCTTGGAGGTCCCGAACCCATCAGCAGCTTCCTCCTGCCGGCGATCGGTCTGTCCCTCCCGGGAAAAATTTCCGTTTTCGGTAATGCCTATGCCGGTTTCTCCGATGCGTTTACGCGTCTGGCGCCTGTCGTCCGCGGAGGACAACTCACCGGCGAGTTCCGTGAAGCCACGGCGAAGCAGCTCTATTCAAGCACCTTCGGTGGAACGCGTTACGCACCCCGACAGGACAACAATTGGTTCTGGCTCGGAAAGGTCACCTGGGCCTTCACGCCGACAATGAAGCTGCGGTATTCCTACAATCAGAGCGTGAGCATCAATCAGAATTCGCAGTCTCTGCAAACTAACCTGGAATATGTGGAACCCAGTCCGGGCTACCAGTTCGAGTTCCAGAACATTCTGGACAACGCAAATACCTACACGCACAACACCATTTTTCATACGCTGAGCTGGACGCACACCGTCAGCAACCGGTCCTTTTACGAAATACGCCTCAGCCGCTTCTACACCAATCTCCGCGCCGACGCCAACGGAAAAAACTGGACGGAGTACGAGGAGCCCAAGGACCTCATCACCTTTCCCGTTGACTACTACAACCTCGACAGAGATTCCGTGGGTGTGGTGCCCGGCGATGGTTTCTGGGATACCGGGAACGGGTATACCTGGCATGACCATCACGCTATCAACACAACAGTGAAACTGGACTATACCAGCAATCTCAGCGAGCGCAGCAAATTTAAAAGCGGCATCGAGGGGACGTTCGGTGAAATGCAGGTTGTGGACATTTATAAACCCTGGTTGGGAGAACTGGGATTGAACAACGACATTTACACCGTCCATCCCGCATACGGTGCTATGTACGCGCAGAACAATGTGAATTTCAGCGGCATGGTACTCAATTTCGGTTTGCGGCTGGACTGGTGGATGCCGGGTAAATATGTGGACGACGCCGTGAACAATCCCGAGGTCGTCACCATCCCCGAATCCATTCGTGAATCGTATATGGACAACACCTTTGGGCTGTTCGGACAGCGCTTCAAAGCGCGCATCAGCCCGCGGCTCGGGATTTCGCACCCGATATCGGACAATCAGACGCTGTTTTTCTCCTATGGTCATTTCAGCAAGCGCCCGCGACCGCAATTCGTCTACGCAAAACTGAATCCCGCCAGCGCGAAGTCCACCTTCCAGAAATTCGGCAACCCGGATCTCGATCCGGAAACGACCGTCGCCTACGAGTTGGGGCTACGCAATCAGTTTACCGAAAACGACGTGCTGACCGTCACCGCGTATTACAAGGATATTTTTGATTACGTCAGCACACGGTCAGCGAAAATCAGCAGTTCGCGGTTTTCCGGCGGCAGCTTCATCACCTATGTCAATCAGGACTATGCCCGTACACGCGGCGTGGAACTGGAATACAAGAAGCGCATCGGACAGGCCTTTCGCGGCACGGCCAGCTTTGTATACACGATCGCGACGGGAAAGAGCTCGTCCGCCGACGAAGGGGCCCTGGTGCAGCGCGGCGACCTCGAGGAGAGCATTCGTGAAAACTACCTGATCTGGGATCGTCCGATTCAGGCCTCGGTGTCCGGCAGCTATTACATCGCCCCCGGCGACGACCCTTTGGGTATCGGATTGTTCGAAGACATGAGCGTATACCTGCGCCTGTTCTACCAAAGCGGAAAGCGCTACACGCCGCAGTTGCTCGTCGGCTATGATCCGGTTTCCGGCAGAGCCGTCTACACCACAGACCGCAATAACATTTACGCAGAGACAGGCGAATACTGGTTCTCCTCCGATTTGAGCATTGATCGCCGTGTGCGTCTTGCGGGCATGGAGTTCAGCATCACGGTGGAGGTGAGCAATCTCTTCAATAATCAGAATGCGACCATCATCAATCCCGTCACAGGTCGCGCATACGAATACGGAGATGCGACCCCGACCGGCTGGAACGATCCCTTGTATCCCGACCTTCAGGCGCCTCTCAATCCGTATCCCTACAACCCCGCGCGATACCTCGCGCCGCGAAACATCCGCGCAGGATTTTCGATCAAATTATGA
- a CDS encoding M4 family metallopeptidase, with the protein MTSHTFFRISALTIVLCLFSLSAAAQGLSKQRVIDAHKKAVSGDVDVSSIGERFQSWKQSNDVLARHSALSRVRGLGIDQILAYSRLYDQTPGLHVTWDESGRVPISITGKPLQRSMSTAAGSTVHERTVREFFRRFASLLALDADAEALTLTSSHTDETGRTHLRFSQLRNGLPVLGKEAICGVTAAGDMDLFMGRLAALDVPVSGTFVLTEREALTTAEEHIAPRLHGHDTDLPAGLSWDSTPVIRQAYAEHDGGLRAVFSIELRPSPADRWQCVVDAESGLVLSAFNTICADGPVKAQATDLHGATVTLDTYDVGGTYFMIDATRPMFNAANSVFPNATYGTILTLTANNTDLKNITHVVSGANTWSDPSSVSAHHHAGLVYEYYRTTHNRNSLDNKGGSIISIVNVTMGGTAMENAFWNGQFISYGNGGSLFEPFAKALDMAAHEFTHGVTEFSAGLEYRNQSGALNESFSDIFAMMVDRDDWTFAEDITKPGSVFPSGAARSLEDPHNGASQGSPAWQPKHMNEFQNLPEDQDNGGVHINSGIPNHAAYLLAQQIGREKTERIMYRALTTKLTRQARFIDFRLAIIRSAEELYGSAEALACASACDQVGITDGSGTGKPVDYPPVAGTDRMLFVNTDPFLPAPLWIVTPPGTDQNDFSSISYSGIWSRPSISDDGTMAVFVDDEFNIRAIALAGAPNEQVLDASGVWNSVAINRGGQQLAITSILPGAMIYGIDLSGPTMVTQDFPVYTPTYTGTEIPNTAVFADALDFSLDGRTLIFDAYNEITVGQVSYGFWDINTLDFWDKNSAGFGTGRIDRVFPQEPEINIGNPSWAETKQSVITFDVQFPVSGTAWVMTMDLLTREPNPLAEIPSGTFGYPTFSGNDKILSFVRSDTRDIVFNTPMADDAVTATGNPVGFIAEATFPVWFRTGTRPVSVESPALLPIGMELAQNYPNPFNPSTRISFTIAQRAHAKLTVHDMLGRTVKTLADGVLDKGQHTTMWDGRDATGISLPSGVYLYRLQSDGSILTRRMVLAQ; encoded by the coding sequence ATGACGAGTCATACATTTTTCCGCATCAGCGCATTGACCATTGTCCTGTGCCTGTTTTCCCTCTCCGCAGCAGCGCAGGGACTGTCGAAGCAGCGTGTGATTGATGCACATAAAAAGGCCGTCTCCGGCGACGTGGATGTCTCATCTATAGGTGAGCGATTCCAGTCCTGGAAACAGTCCAATGACGTGCTCGCCCGCCACAGCGCACTCTCGAGGGTGCGAGGGCTCGGTATCGATCAAATCCTCGCCTATAGCAGACTGTACGATCAGACCCCAGGGCTTCACGTCACCTGGGATGAATCCGGCAGGGTCCCCATCAGCATCACCGGCAAGCCCCTGCAGCGCTCGATGAGTACGGCTGCGGGAAGCACTGTGCACGAAAGAACCGTGAGAGAGTTTTTCCGTCGCTTCGCATCACTCCTTGCCCTTGATGCGGACGCGGAAGCCCTGACCCTGACCTCGAGCCATACGGACGAGACAGGCCGCACGCACCTTCGTTTTTCGCAACTGCGAAACGGACTGCCGGTACTTGGCAAGGAAGCAATCTGCGGGGTGACCGCAGCGGGAGATATGGATTTGTTCATGGGCCGTCTCGCGGCGCTCGACGTACCCGTCTCCGGCACGTTTGTGCTGACGGAGCGTGAAGCGCTGACGACCGCTGAAGAGCATATCGCACCCCGGCTGCATGGACACGACACCGATCTTCCTGCCGGCCTTTCCTGGGATTCGACGCCTGTCATACGTCAGGCCTACGCTGAGCATGATGGAGGGCTTCGCGCCGTGTTCAGTATTGAGTTGCGCCCCTCCCCGGCGGACCGCTGGCAGTGCGTTGTCGATGCCGAAAGCGGTTTGGTGCTGAGCGCATTTAACACCATTTGCGCGGATGGACCGGTAAAAGCACAAGCCACCGATTTGCACGGCGCCACTGTGACGCTCGACACCTACGATGTGGGTGGCACCTATTTCATGATAGACGCCACCAGGCCTATGTTCAATGCGGCCAATTCCGTATTTCCGAATGCGACCTACGGTACCATCCTCACGCTCACAGCGAATAACACGGATTTGAAAAACATCACGCACGTCGTTTCCGGTGCCAACACCTGGAGTGATCCATCTTCCGTGTCGGCGCATCATCATGCCGGGCTGGTGTACGAGTACTACCGGACAACGCACAACCGTAATTCGCTCGACAACAAAGGCGGGTCGATTATTTCCATCGTCAACGTGACCATGGGCGGTACAGCCATGGAGAATGCGTTCTGGAACGGACAATTCATCTCGTATGGAAATGGCGGAAGCCTGTTCGAGCCCTTCGCGAAAGCGCTGGATATGGCGGCGCATGAGTTCACCCATGGCGTGACCGAATTCTCCGCCGGCTTGGAATACCGCAATCAGTCCGGAGCGTTGAACGAATCGTTCAGTGATATTTTTGCCATGATGGTGGACAGAGACGATTGGACGTTCGCCGAAGATATCACCAAGCCGGGAAGCGTGTTCCCGAGCGGAGCCGCACGCAGTCTCGAGGATCCGCACAATGGCGCATCGCAGGGTTCGCCCGCGTGGCAGCCGAAACACATGAACGAGTTTCAGAATTTACCCGAAGACCAGGACAACGGCGGTGTCCACATAAACAGCGGCATTCCCAATCACGCGGCATATCTGCTTGCGCAGCAAATCGGACGTGAAAAGACAGAGCGCATCATGTATCGCGCGCTTACCACGAAACTCACCCGCCAGGCGCGCTTTATAGATTTCCGCTTGGCTATAATTCGCTCCGCGGAAGAACTGTACGGCAGCGCCGAAGCCCTCGCCTGTGCGAGTGCCTGCGATCAGGTCGGTATCACCGACGGCAGCGGGACAGGCAAACCGGTCGATTATCCGCCCGTCGCGGGTACTGATCGTATGCTCTTTGTCAACACCGATCCTTTCTTACCCGCACCGCTCTGGATAGTGACTCCGCCCGGAACCGATCAGAACGATTTCAGCTCCATATCCTATTCCGGCATCTGGAGCCGACCGAGCATTTCCGATGACGGAACGATGGCCGTTTTCGTGGACGATGAGTTCAATATTCGCGCCATCGCACTGGCGGGGGCACCCAATGAGCAGGTGCTTGACGCGTCGGGTGTATGGAATTCCGTTGCGATTAATCGCGGAGGACAGCAACTCGCCATTACGTCCATCCTTCCCGGCGCCATGATTTATGGCATCGATCTGTCCGGCCCGACAATGGTGACACAGGATTTCCCGGTCTATACTCCAACCTATACGGGGACGGAAATTCCCAATACCGCTGTCTTCGCGGACGCCCTGGATTTCAGTCTTGACGGACGGACACTGATCTTCGATGCGTATAACGAAATCACCGTCGGACAGGTGAGTTACGGATTTTGGGACATCAATACGCTCGATTTCTGGGATAAAAACAGCGCAGGCTTCGGCACAGGACGCATTGATCGCGTTTTCCCACAAGAACCGGAAATCAACATCGGTAATCCAAGCTGGGCGGAGACGAAGCAATCCGTCATCACCTTCGACGTGCAATTCCCCGTAAGCGGTACCGCGTGGGTGATGACGATGGATTTGCTCACTCGTGAGCCCAATCCACTCGCGGAGATACCGTCCGGCACGTTCGGTTATCCCACGTTCTCGGGAAACGACAAAATCCTGTCCTTTGTCCGCTCGGATACACGGGACATCGTGTTTAATACTCCCATGGCCGATGACGCGGTGACCGCCACAGGAAACCCCGTCGGTTTCATTGCTGAAGCAACCTTCCCCGTATGGTTCCGCACCGGCACACGTCCGGTTTCCGTCGAATCCCCGGCACTGCTCCCCATCGGCATGGAACTCGCGCAAAATTATCCCAATCCATTCAATCCCTCCACGCGGATCAGTTTCACCATCGCGCAGCGGGCACACGCGAAGCTGACGGTGCACGACATGCTCGGGCGCACGGTCAAGACTCTGGCAGACGGGGTCCTGGACAAGGGACAGCACACCACCATGTGGGATGGACGCGACGCCACCGGGATATCTCTGCCCTCCGGCGTGTATCTCTATCGCCTTCAAAGCGACGGGAGCATCCTGACACGCCGTATGGTGCTGGCACAATAA